A genomic stretch from Rhodobacterales bacterium HKCCA1288 includes:
- the lpxA gene encoding acyl-ACP--UDP-N-acetylglucosamine O-acyltransferase codes for MAIDPSASIHPSAVVESGANIAAGCQIGPFCHVGPEVTLHEGVVLKSHAVVTGLTEIGTETVIFPFANIGDIPQDLKYAGEKTQLIVGKRNRIREGVTMNTGTDGGGGITRVGDDNLFMTGAHVGHDAIVGNHVVVANQSAIAGHCIIEDGVIIGGLSGIHQFVRIGRGAIIGAVTMVTNDVIPHGLVQGPRGALDGLNLVGLKRRGVAKDDITALRAAYQALAQGEGAFQERARRLSEEAPNSQYVRDVVDFVLKGSDRSFLTPG; via the coding sequence ATGGCGATTGATCCTTCGGCCTCGATCCATCCATCGGCTGTCGTTGAAAGCGGGGCGAATATCGCTGCGGGCTGCCAGATTGGCCCGTTTTGCCATGTTGGCCCTGAGGTGACCTTGCATGAGGGGGTGGTGCTGAAATCCCACGCCGTGGTCACAGGATTGACCGAAATTGGCACTGAAACCGTGATTTTCCCCTTCGCGAATATCGGCGATATTCCGCAGGATTTGAAATATGCGGGTGAAAAGACGCAGCTGATTGTGGGCAAACGCAACCGCATCCGCGAAGGTGTGACCATGAATACGGGCACAGATGGCGGGGGTGGGATCACCCGTGTTGGTGATGACAACCTCTTTATGACAGGCGCGCATGTTGGCCATGACGCAATCGTGGGCAACCATGTTGTGGTGGCCAACCAATCCGCCATTGCAGGCCATTGCATCATTGAGGATGGCGTGATCATTGGCGGGCTTTCGGGCATCCACCAATTTGTGCGCATCGGGCGCGGGGCCATCATTGGCGCGGTCACGATGGTGACCAATGATGTTATTCCCCATGGCCTCGTGCAAGGCCCGCGTGGGGCCTTGGATGGTCTGAATTTGGTCGGCCTAAAACGCCGTGGCGTGGCCAAGGATGATATCACCGCATTGCGCGCCGCCTATCAGGCCTTGGCGCAAGGCGAAGGTGCATTTCAGGAACGCGCGCGCCGTCTATCAGAAGAGGCACCAAATTCCCAATATGTGCGGGATGTGGTGGATTTTGTGCTCAAAGGCTCGGATCGGTCATTCTTAACGCCGGGTTGA
- a CDS encoding ABC transporter permease, with the protein MKGQSLKIYVILYLVFLYAPIVLLPLFAFNSGTVIAFPLQGFTFGWFIEVFTTQALVEATHNSVFIAVSVAVLSTCFGLFAARAATRYNFPAKGGIVGFVMLPLVLPEIIVAVSLLVVLIQAGLSTGIWSVIAGHVLICTPFSIAILQGSFANMDKSLEEAAVDLGETPLSTFRLVTLPLVAPGIIASLLICFTISLDEFIIAFFLSGNEPTLPVYIWGLLRFPARVPVIMALGTLLVSLSIILLITAEYFRRRGLRRAGKRDVGGFL; encoded by the coding sequence ATGAAGGGGCAAAGCCTTAAGATCTATGTGATCCTTTATTTGGTGTTTTTATACGCACCGATTGTGCTTTTGCCTTTATTTGCCTTCAATTCGGGCACCGTCATCGCCTTCCCGTTGCAGGGCTTTACCTTTGGCTGGTTCATCGAGGTTTTCACCACCCAAGCCTTGGTTGAAGCCACGCACAATTCCGTCTTTATCGCGGTTTCGGTTGCGGTCTTGTCGACCTGTTTTGGCCTGTTCGCGGCACGCGCGGCCACGCGGTATAATTTTCCTGCCAAAGGGGGAATTGTGGGCTTTGTCATGTTGCCCTTGGTCCTGCCCGAAATCATCGTGGCGGTGTCCTTATTGGTCGTGTTGATCCAAGCGGGGCTGTCCACGGGGATTTGGTCGGTGATTGCGGGCCATGTTTTGATCTGCACCCCGTTTTCAATTGCGATCCTGCAAGGCAGCTTTGCCAATATGGACAAAAGCCTGGAAGAGGCGGCTGTGGATTTGGGCGAAACACCGCTCAGCACGTTTCGCCTTGTCACTTTGCCGCTTGTCGCACCTGGGATCATTGCGTCCCTTTTGATCTGCTTCACGATCAGTCTGGACGAATTTATTATCGCCTTCTTCCTGTCTGGGAATGAGCCAACCTTGCCCGTTTATATCTGGGGTTTGCTGCGCTTTCCTGCGCGGGTTCCTGTGATCATGGCGCTTGGCACATTGTTGGTGTCGTTGTCGATTATTCTGTTGATCACTGCCGAATATTTCCGCCGCCGTGGCCTGCGCCGTGCAGGCAAGCGCGATGTTGGAGGGTTTTTATGA
- a CDS encoding glycosyltransferase family 25 protein, translating into MPQSARASLDKVKTYLINLDRAPARLAKLDARLRAIGLPYQRIAAVDGKMLQFPHPDFSDLAYRLLHGRRRAPAEVGCYLSHIEALREFLNSDADHALILEDDITFEPDFTQVMQAAIARAGEWDILRLSTVNTGRAIPYSGLTGRYRLAVALTREKGAGAYMVNRRAAKWLVRQMPMRLAYDIMFDLEYLAGLRAVFVKPLPCAQITGEVTQIQNQGPDFKLPKWRYLTVLPYRAWLEVSRLIIRLFQLFRAWGTGLLR; encoded by the coding sequence ATGCCCCAATCTGCACGCGCCTCCCTTGATAAGGTCAAAACCTATCTGATCAATTTGGATCGCGCGCCTGCGCGCTTGGCCAAACTTGACGCGCGGCTTCGGGCGATTGGCCTGCCCTATCAGCGGATCGCGGCGGTGGATGGCAAAATGCTGCAGTTTCCGCATCCTGATTTCAGCGATTTGGCCTATCGCCTGCTGCATGGCCGCAGACGCGCGCCCGCTGAGGTTGGGTGTTACCTCAGCCATATCGAGGCCTTGCGCGAATTTCTAAACAGTGACGCGGATCACGCGTTGATCTTAGAGGATGACATTACATTCGAGCCTGATTTTACGCAGGTGATGCAGGCCGCGATCGCGCGCGCGGGCGAATGGGATATTCTGCGCCTTTCAACTGTGAATACGGGCCGCGCCATTCCCTATAGCGGGCTTACAGGGCGCTATCGTCTGGCCGTGGCCCTGACCCGAGAAAAAGGTGCGGGGGCCTATATGGTCAATCGGCGCGCGGCCAAATGGTTGGTGCGGCAAATGCCCATGCGGTTGGCCTATGACATTATGTTTGACCTCGAATATCTTGCAGGCCTGCGGGCGGTTTTCGTCAAACCCCTGCCTTGCGCGCAAATTACGGGCGAGGTGACGCAAATCCAAAACCAAGGGCCGGATTTCAAACTGCCCAAATGGCGCTATTTGACGGTTTTGCCCTATCGCGCATGGCTGGAAGTCTCTCGCTTGATCATACGGCTATTTCAACTATTCCGTGCATGGGGCACTGGCCTTCTGCGATAA
- a CDS encoding sulfurtransferase TusA family protein: MQDQPPYEIEIDARDLRCPLPVLRLQKAIRAAQIGAVVKLCATDAMAQIDVPHFCAEAGHALISSHQENGTYTFFVEKRG, encoded by the coding sequence ATGCAAGACCAACCCCCATATGAGATTGAAATTGATGCGCGCGATTTGCGCTGCCCTCTGCCTGTTTTGCGTCTGCAAAAGGCGATACGGGCGGCGCAGATCGGCGCGGTGGTCAAGCTCTGTGCCACCGATGCGATGGCCCAGATTGATGTGCCGCATTTTTGTGCCGAGGCGGGCCACGCCCTCATCTCATCTCACCAAGAGAATGGCACCTATACGTTTTTTGTGGAAAAACGCGGTTAA
- the lpxB gene encoding lipid-A-disaccharide synthase, whose protein sequence is MKLFLIAGEPSGDALGASLMAGLKAARSDIEFSGIGGPLMQAEGLNSLFPMSDLSVMGLAEVLPRLRHLFKRRDQAANAVIEGQIDALITIDSPDFCLRVAKQVKKRAAKLPVIHYVAPTVWAWRAGRARKMARFVDHVLALFPFEPPLMQAVGMGCDFVGHPVAQMPQAAPEDCSAYRAGLGVGAGDPMLLMLPGSRRGEIARLGPRFGQVARGFLQAHPRAHIVLPAAPAIADDVAQMMAAWDLGPRAHLLDPRAAGADYPHQKSCAFGAADLALAASGTVSLELAAAKTPMVIAYDMAPLSRVLMRWMLKIDTVTLVNLISETRHIPEFLGKGFEPAPVLTALERLVSDQTARNDQIQAAEVSMARLGAGDRDPKARAAEAVLRVLGKEIVG, encoded by the coding sequence GTGAAACTGTTTCTCATTGCGGGCGAACCTTCGGGCGATGCGCTTGGGGCCAGCCTGATGGCGGGGCTGAAGGCCGCGCGTTCTGACATTGAATTCTCAGGCATTGGTGGCCCGTTGATGCAGGCCGAAGGGCTAAATAGCCTCTTTCCCATGTCTGATCTGTCGGTCATGGGGCTGGCCGAGGTGCTGCCGCGCCTTCGGCATTTGTTCAAGCGCCGCGATCAAGCGGCCAATGCAGTGATTGAGGGGCAGATTGACGCGCTTATCACTATAGACAGCCCCGATTTTTGCTTGCGCGTGGCAAAGCAGGTGAAGAAACGCGCTGCAAAGCTTCCTGTGATCCATTATGTCGCCCCAACTGTCTGGGCATGGCGGGCGGGGCGTGCGCGTAAAATGGCACGCTTTGTTGACCATGTGCTGGCGCTGTTCCCGTTTGAGCCGCCATTGATGCAGGCTGTGGGGATGGGCTGTGATTTTGTGGGGCATCCAGTCGCGCAGATGCCGCAAGCCGCGCCCGAGGACTGCAGCGCCTATCGCGCGGGCCTTGGTGTTGGGGCAGGGGATCCCATGCTGTTGATGTTGCCTGGTTCGCGGCGGGGCGAAATTGCGCGGCTTGGCCCCCGATTTGGGCAGGTGGCGCGCGGGTTCTTGCAGGCGCATCCACGCGCCCACATCGTTTTGCCTGCGGCCCCCGCCATTGCCGATGATGTCGCGCAGATGATGGCTGCTTGGGATCTTGGGCCAAGGGCGCACCTGCTCGACCCGCGGGCCGCGGGCGCGGACTATCCACATCAAAAATCCTGCGCTTTTGGGGCGGCGGATCTGGCGCTTGCGGCTTCGGGAACCGTGTCCTTGGAATTGGCTGCCGCAAAAACCCCGATGGTGATTGCTTATGATATGGCGCCGCTGTCACGGGTTTTGATGCGGTGGATGTTGAAAATTGACACGGTCACTTTGGTCAATTTAATCAGCGAAACCCGCCATATCCCCGAATTTTTGGGGAAGGGTTTTGAACCTGCGCCTGTTTTGACGGCGCTTGAGCGGTTGGTGAGCGATCAGACCGCGCGCAATGATCAAATCCAAGCTGCCGAAGTGAGCATGGCGCGGCTTGGGGCAGGGGATCGCGACCCAAAGGCCCGCGCGGCTGAGGCAGTTTTGCGGGTTTTGGGTAAGGAAATAGTGGGGTAA
- the rplM gene encoding 50S ribosomal protein L13, which produces MKTFTATPADIDKSWIVIDAEGVVLGRLASIIAMRLRGKHKPSFTPHMDMGDNVIVINAEKVQVTGNKRNKPNYWHTGYPGGIKSRTTGQILEGAHPERVVMQAVKRMLPGGPLSRRQMTNLRVYAGAAHPHEAQNPTVLDVKSMNKKNTRS; this is translated from the coding sequence ATGAAAACCTTTACCGCAACTCCTGCGGATATCGACAAGTCATGGATCGTGATTGACGCTGAGGGCGTTGTTCTCGGTCGTCTTGCCTCGATCATCGCCATGCGGCTGCGCGGCAAGCACAAGCCGTCCTTCACGCCCCATATGGATATGGGCGACAATGTCATCGTCATCAACGCTGAAAAGGTGCAGGTGACGGGCAACAAGCGCAACAAGCCAAACTATTGGCACACAGGCTATCCCGGCGGGATCAAGAGCCGCACCACAGGCCAGATCCTCGAAGGTGCGCATCCTGAGCGCGTTGTGATGCAGGCGGTCAAGCGCATGCTTCCTGGTGGCCCGCTGTCGCGCCGCCAGATGACCAATCTGCGCGTCTATGCAGGTGCAGCGCACCCGCATGAGGCACAAAACCCCACAGTTCTGGATGTAAAATCCATGAACAAAAAGAACACGCGGAGCTAA
- a CDS encoding ABC transporter permease, whose protein sequence is MARSFDLGRFLRRDETKGMVLIAPPFIYAVLLLAAPLAAIVLFSFWTQDFMTIDRSFTLSNYREAFTDPLYMELLSRSLRISLSVTAITVVLAFPVAYFVSFYVAPERKSLWLFLITIPFWTSYLIRVFLWRVILAYDGPVNGTLVGLGVIDEPLAWILYSANSVVITLAHAYAPFAILPIFVSLEKIDRSLHEAGRDLGENRVMVFLRVTLPLAMPGVLAAVLIVFIPTIGDYVTPRLVGGSDGTMIANMIQTQFMRLNNAPMGATLSVLAMLMVGFVSLVMILGTLRWTRGGKSK, encoded by the coding sequence ATGGCCCGATCCTTTGATCTGGGAAGGTTCCTGCGCCGCGATGAGACCAAAGGAATGGTTCTGATCGCGCCCCCATTCATTTACGCGGTTTTGCTGCTGGCGGCGCCTTTGGCCGCGATTGTTTTGTTTTCCTTCTGGACGCAGGATTTCATGACGATTGATCGCAGCTTTACTTTGTCGAATTACCGCGAGGCCTTCACAGACCCGCTATATATGGAATTGCTGTCGCGCTCTTTGCGTATATCGTTGTCGGTGACGGCTATCACGGTCGTATTGGCCTTTCCCGTGGCCTATTTCGTGTCTTTCTATGTGGCCCCAGAACGCAAATCCTTGTGGTTGTTTTTGATCACAATCCCGTTTTGGACAAGCTACCTGATCCGCGTGTTTTTGTGGCGGGTGATCTTGGCCTATGATGGGCCCGTAAACGGCACATTGGTGGGCCTTGGTGTGATAGACGAGCCTTTGGCCTGGATCCTCTACTCGGCCAATTCCGTGGTTATTACGTTGGCGCATGCTTACGCCCCATTTGCGATTTTGCCGATTTTCGTCAGTCTTGAGAAAATAGATAGATCCTTGCATGAGGCGGGGCGCGATTTGGGAGAAAATCGCGTAATGGTGTTTTTGCGCGTCACATTGCCCCTTGCGATGCCGGGTGTTTTGGCGGCGGTTTTGATCGTGTTTATTCCGACAATCGGCGATTACGTCACCCCGCGTCTTGTGGGCGGGTCGGATGGCACGATGATTGCCAATATGATCCAAACACAATTCATGCGCCTCAATAACGCGCCGATGGGGGCGACCTTATCGGTTCTGGCAATGTTGATGGTGGGGTTTGTCTCGCTTGTGATGATCCTTGGCACATTGCGGTGGACACGCGGGGGCAAGTCGAAATGA
- a CDS encoding methyl-accepting chemotaxis protein — MTDAFMTLQRATPHQHDIDGEEARLSAIVDQALLSMVNDTQAVIHFKIDGTIITANHNFLSTLGYRLDEVVGKHHALFVDPDYARSAAYAKFWDDLKSGKIFTDQFPRRTKTGQTIWIQATYAPVKDENGNLTRVVKVATDITERVTAIEEIAEALFALRDGDLTARVALSQLPDLAKVAVAYNEAATQLGNLMRNATDVSREVKEVGQAINSAADALANRATEQAAQIEQTAAAVEELTTSTKANVDTARRVLSGANSTRDRTRESEAVVANAVAAMHKIKESSDRIAQIISVIDGIAAQTNLLSLNAAIEAARAGAAGRGFSVVASEVRQLAQRSADSAREISTLIEESRRHVTGGVDLVDKTGSELRRIFEDIGQVAHEVDGIVAGVSEQSIALADINSAIFNMERATQENATMAEELVKDSGAMTQAATGLTGELQFFKLGGATQGYDRAYPAQSGPMPSQQDYARAI; from the coding sequence ATGACGGATGCCTTCATGACCCTACAGCGCGCCACACCACATCAGCATGATATTGATGGCGAAGAAGCCCGCCTTTCTGCCATCGTAGATCAGGCTCTCCTGTCCATGGTGAATGACACCCAAGCGGTCATTCATTTCAAAATTGACGGCACTATCATTACGGCTAATCACAACTTCCTTTCCACACTCGGCTATCGATTAGATGAGGTGGTGGGGAAACATCACGCCCTTTTTGTGGATCCTGACTATGCCCGCAGCGCGGCCTATGCGAAATTTTGGGATGATCTGAAGAGCGGCAAAATATTCACGGATCAATTTCCACGCCGCACCAAGACAGGTCAAACCATCTGGATCCAAGCCACCTATGCGCCCGTGAAGGATGAGAACGGCAACCTGACCCGTGTTGTCAAAGTCGCAACCGATATCACCGAACGCGTCACAGCAATCGAGGAAATCGCAGAGGCGCTATTTGCCTTGCGCGACGGCGATTTAACCGCGCGGGTCGCCCTCAGCCAACTGCCTGATCTGGCAAAGGTGGCTGTGGCCTATAATGAGGCCGCAACGCAATTGGGTAATCTGATGCGCAATGCAACCGATGTCAGCCGCGAGGTGAAGGAGGTGGGTCAAGCCATCAACAGCGCCGCAGATGCATTGGCAAATCGCGCCACCGAACAGGCCGCGCAGATCGAACAAACGGCTGCTGCGGTTGAGGAACTCACCACCTCGACAAAGGCCAATGTCGACACCGCGCGGCGGGTTTTATCAGGGGCCAATTCCACCCGTGACCGCACCCGCGAGAGCGAGGCAGTGGTGGCTAATGCCGTTGCCGCCATGCATAAAATCAAGGAAAGCTCTGATCGTATTGCGCAAATCATTTCCGTGATTGACGGGATCGCGGCACAGACCAATCTGCTGTCTCTGAATGCCGCGATTGAGGCCGCACGCGCGGGCGCAGCAGGGCGCGGGTTCTCGGTCGTGGCCTCGGAGGTGCGGCAATTGGCACAACGCAGCGCCGATAGCGCGCGCGAAATCAGCACCCTCATCGAAGAAAGCCGCCGCCATGTCACAGGCGGGGTTGATTTGGTCGATAAAACAGGCAGCGAACTGCGCCGCATCTTCGAAGATATTGGCCAAGTCGCCCATGAGGTCGATGGAATCGTGGCGGGTGTCAGCGAACAAAGCATCGCCCTTGCTGATATTAATAGCGCCATTTTCAATATGGAACGCGCGACCCAAGAAAATGCCACGATGGCCGAAGAATTGGTCAAAGACAGCGGCGCCATGACCCAAGCCGCAACGGGCCTGACGGGGGAATTGCAGTTCTTCAAGCTTGGGGGGGCGACACAGGGCTATGATCGCGCCTATCCAGCACAGAGCGGGCCGATGCCATCACAACAGGACTATGCGCGCGCCATATAA
- the rpsI gene encoding 30S ribosomal protein S9, whose amino-acid sequence MAETLSSLDELKGAVAEGSAPAAGATSISVDASPREPVRDALGRSYATGKRKDAVARVWIKPGSGKVTVNGKEIKTYFARPVLQMILRQPFSVAGVEDQFDVMATVKGGGLSGQAGAVKHGISKALQLYDPSLRGALKAAGFLTRDSRVVERKKFGKRKARRSFQFSKR is encoded by the coding sequence ATGGCCGAGACACTCTCTTCGCTCGATGAGCTGAAAGGCGCCGTGGCTGAGGGCTCTGCCCCCGCCGCAGGTGCGACATCCATTTCCGTGGATGCCTCCCCCCGCGAGCCTGTGCGCGATGCGCTTGGCCGCTCTTATGCAACGGGTAAGCGGAAAGATGCGGTTGCCCGCGTCTGGATCAAGCCAGGCTCTGGCAAGGTCACCGTGAACGGCAAAGAGATCAAAACCTATTTTGCCCGCCCTGTGTTGCAGATGATCCTGCGTCAGCCTTTCTCTGTGGCTGGTGTGGAAGATCAGTTTGATGTGATGGCAACCGTCAAAGGCGGTGGCTTGTCAGGTCAGGCAGGCGCGGTAAAGCACGGCATCTCTAAGGCGCTGCAGCTTTATGATCCCTCCTTGCGCGGCGCGCTGAAGGCGGCAGGCTTCCTGACCCGCGACAGCCGCGTTGTGGAACGTAAGAAGTTCGGTAAGCGCAAAGCACGCCGCAGCTTCCAGTTCTCCAAGCGTTAA
- the fabZ gene encoding 3-hydroxyacyl-ACP dehydratase FabZ: protein MTGETPKEADIHLIQRIIPHRYPFLLIDRVRDIEGYHSATGIKNVTFNEPHFQGHFPSAPIMPGVTIIEAMAQTAAVMVGVAMDMADRNLLVYFMGIDACKFRRKVVPGDVLELKIETTRGKPGGKVWRFKGQATVEGEMAAEAEFTAMMDLEGATGGAA, encoded by the coding sequence ATGACGGGCGAGACGCCGAAAGAGGCAGATATTCATCTGATCCAGCGGATTATTCCGCATCGCTATCCGTTTTTGTTGATTGACCGCGTGCGCGATATCGAAGGGTATCATTCGGCCACGGGCATCAAGAATGTCACCTTTAATGAGCCTCATTTTCAGGGTCACTTCCCATCCGCCCCCATTATGCCCGGCGTCACAATCATCGAGGCGATGGCGCAAACCGCCGCCGTGATGGTTGGGGTGGCTATGGATATGGCGGATCGCAATTTGCTTGTGTATTTCATGGGCATTGATGCCTGCAAATTCCGCCGCAAGGTTGTGCCGGGCGATGTGCTGGAGCTGAAAATCGAAACCACGCGCGGCAAGCCCGGTGGTAAGGTCTGGCGCTTTAAGGGGCAGGCCACTGTCGAGGGGGAAATGGCAGCCGAGGCTGAATTTACCGCGATGATGGATCTTGAGGGTGCCACGGGTGGGGCGGCGTAA
- a CDS encoding cytochrome c biogenesis protein CcdA yields the protein MFGIDLYGASLLPAVLVALTAGVLSFLSPCVLPIVPPYLAYMGGISLDEAKGRGRNRAVVAALFFVLGLSTVFLFLGFTASIFGKFFLQNQILLSRISGAVIIVFGLHFLGVFRIPMLDREARLDAGDRGGSALGAYVLGLAFAFGWTPCIGPQLGVILTLAANEASLARGTILLGVYAAGLGIPFLLSALFLERAMGVMARLKRHMKLIERLMGALLIVVGLALLTGAFSAFSFWLLENFPALGSLG from the coding sequence ATGTTCGGAATCGATTTATATGGCGCATCGCTTTTGCCCGCGGTCTTAGTGGCGTTAACCGCAGGGGTGCTGAGTTTTCTCAGCCCTTGTGTGTTGCCCATTGTTCCACCTTATCTGGCCTATATGGGCGGGATCAGCCTAGACGAGGCTAAGGGGCGGGGACGCAATCGTGCGGTCGTTGCGGCCTTGTTTTTTGTTCTGGGCCTTTCGACCGTGTTTTTATTTTTGGGCTTTACCGCCTCGATTTTCGGCAAGTTTTTTCTGCAAAACCAAATTCTTTTGTCCCGTATCTCAGGCGCGGTTATCATCGTGTTTGGCCTTCATTTTTTAGGGGTTTTCCGTATCCCGATGTTGGATCGCGAAGCACGGCTTGATGCGGGTGATCGGGGCGGGTCTGCACTTGGGGCCTATGTTTTGGGCTTGGCTTTTGCCTTTGGCTGGACGCCGTGCATCGGCCCGCAGCTTGGCGTGATCCTGACCTTGGCCGCGAATGAGGCCAGCCTTGCGCGCGGCACAATCTTACTTGGGGTATATGCCGCAGGCTTGGGGATTCCGTTTCTGCTAAGCGCGCTGTTTCTTGAGCGTGCGATGGGGGTCATGGCGCGGCTCAAGCGCCATATGAAGCTGATCGAGCGGCTGATGGGCGCGCTTTTGATTGTCGTGGGGCTTGCCCTTTTGACGGGTGCGTTTTCCGCCTTTTCTTTCTGGCTTTTAGAGAATTTCCCAGCCCTTGGTTCGCTTGGTTAA
- a CDS encoding ABC transporter ATP-binding protein, protein MTKQEPIIRLENVHKYYGDYHALRGITAEIGQGEFFSLLGPSGCGKTTLLRAIAGFEEISSGAIMLGGKNMEGVAPNHRPTNMVFQSYAIFPHLNVEQNVAFGLRKSGMSTVDKTRAVGQALEMVGLGGYGARAAHALSGGQRQRVALARALILKPKVLLLDEPLSALDKKMREVMQVELIKLQREVGITFILVTHDQEEALVMSDRIAVMFEGEIAQLDDPERLYRRPVSRRVGEFIGMMNFLEGSLEHSGGLSVDIAGLGRAEIAPEQVVGSGAAGAVSIGLRPETLSILFDDDPKSARTAQGVVDEVVYYGDMTYYDLRLDGAARPVRISMRNVVGRPVLEVGARARVSWDPRAFTVFT, encoded by the coding sequence ATGACCAAGCAAGAGCCAATCATCCGTCTAGAGAATGTCCACAAATATTACGGCGATTATCATGCGCTGCGGGGCATCACGGCCGAAATCGGGCAGGGTGAATTCTTTTCGCTGCTCGGGCCATCAGGCTGTGGCAAGACCACGCTTTTGCGCGCGATTGCGGGCTTTGAGGAGATCTCCTCAGGCGCGATCATGCTTGGCGGCAAGAATATGGAGGGGGTGGCGCCAAACCATCGCCCCACCAATATGGTGTTTCAATCCTATGCGATTTTCCCGCATTTGAATGTCGAGCAAAACGTGGCCTTTGGTTTGCGAAAATCGGGGATGTCTACAGTGGATAAGACACGCGCCGTAGGGCAGGCCTTGGAAATGGTGGGCCTTGGGGGCTATGGCGCGCGCGCGGCACATGCGCTTTCGGGCGGGCAAAGGCAGCGTGTCGCCTTGGCCCGTGCCCTGATCCTAAAGCCGAAGGTTTTGCTTCTTGATGAACCGCTTTCGGCCTTAGACAAAAAAATGCGCGAGGTGATGCAGGTTGAATTGATCAAACTGCAACGCGAAGTGGGGATTACCTTTATCCTTGTGACCCATGACCAAGAAGAGGCTTTGGTCATGTCTGATCGCATCGCGGTGATGTTCGAGGGCGAGATCGCGCAATTGGATGACCCCGAGCGCCTGTATCGCCGCCCTGTCAGCCGTAGGGTGGGGGAATTCATCGGGATGATGAATTTCCTTGAGGGCAGTTTGGAACACTCGGGCGGTTTGTCTGTAGATATCGCGGGGCTTGGCCGCGCGGAGATCGCCCCCGAGCAAGTGGTTGGATCAGGCGCTGCGGGGGCCGTTTCTATTGGGCTGCGCCCTGAAACCTTGTCGATCCTCTTTGACGATGATCCCAAATCCGCGCGAACCGCCCAAGGTGTGGTGGATGAGGTCGTCTATTATGGCGATATGACCTATTATGATTTGCGCCTTGACGGGGCAGCGCGCCCTGTGCGGATTTCTATGCGTAATGTTGTAGGCCGCCCCGTTCTCGAGGTCGGCGCGCGCGCCCGCGTCAGTTGGGATCCCCGCGCGTTTACGGTTTTCACTTAA
- the lpxI gene encoding UDP-2,3-diacylglucosamine diphosphatase LpxI (LpxI, functionally equivalent to LpxH, replaces it in LPS biosynthesis in a minority of bacteria.) yields MPKRAILAGGGALPQSLLEAGDAILVTFHGTPVDARASQQIEARFEQLASLFARLKSEGVTELCLAGAMRRPVFDPTALDAGTAALMPRLMAALQQGDDGLLRAVIALLEEQGFTICAPHDIRPDLLASEGVMVGEVSAALQADAHRAAAVLAALAPQDVGQGAVVAKGQVLAIETLPGTDAMLEFVAQTCPNSGGILMKRPKAGQDLRVDMPGIGPQTISMMQKAGLSGLVVQAGGALILEREKVLARAASAGITLWAAP; encoded by the coding sequence ATGCCAAAACGCGCAATCTTGGCAGGTGGGGGTGCCCTTCCGCAATCGCTGCTTGAGGCGGGGGACGCGATATTGGTCACCTTCCACGGCACGCCCGTGGACGCCCGCGCATCGCAGCAGATTGAGGCGCGGTTCGAGCAATTGGCCTCCCTGTTTGCGCGTCTGAAATCCGAAGGCGTGACGGAGCTGTGCCTTGCTGGTGCAATGCGCCGCCCCGTATTTGACCCCACCGCGCTTGATGCGGGCACAGCCGCGCTGATGCCACGCCTTATGGCGGCCTTGCAGCAGGGCGATGACGGGCTGTTGCGCGCCGTGATCGCGCTGTTGGAGGAGCAGGGATTCACCATTTGCGCCCCGCATGACATCCGCCCCGATCTTTTGGCGTCCGAGGGCGTGATGGTGGGCGAGGTCAGCGCGGCCTTGCAGGCCGATGCACATCGCGCTGCCGCCGTTTTGGCGGCCCTTGCACCCCAAGATGTCGGCCAAGGTGCCGTGGTGGCCAAGGGCCAAGTTCTAGCGATTGAAACCCTACCGGGCACAGATGCGATGCTGGAATTCGTGGCGCAGACCTGCCCCAATTCGGGGGGTATTCTGATGAAGCGCCCTAAGGCAGGACAGGATTTGCGCGTTGATATGCCCGGAATTGGCCCGCAGACGATTTCGATGATGCAAAAGGCGGGGCTATCTGGCTTGGTGGTGCAGGCAGGCGGCGCGCTGATCCTTGAGCGGGAAAAGGTTCTCGCCCGCGCGGCATCGGCGGGCATCACCCTATGGGCCGCGCCGTGA